Proteins co-encoded in one Sulfuricaulis limicola genomic window:
- a CDS encoding bifunctional metallophosphatase/5'-nucleotidase, protein MKISRFQKTVLALGLSALATTVSLPPAFAGSGKVTLIQTGDIHGHLVPRPNLRSDAIDSKMEGGVARMYTVIKQMRNDATKCAYVSGKKVCTDYSLLLNTGDTLQGSGEALFSRGQAMIDVLNNFGFVAHAPGNWDFLYGPARFEETFKGTATTPPLANWNAMASNLYYTNQFDDAAVCGVTATDPATGTVRPRKRVLPTYMIKQVGNVKVGILGMTTARAIAAVGTSVTRNYMFTDGKTEVPCFVDRLRNVEGVDVVVMISELEMSRDIQVAETLAPAPDVILNSDMHERTTAPIVAVNPDGHKTLIVEEGQDGTVIGKLELAVKNGVITSWEFKQRVITQDIKEDKAIAAAVKKARAPFLAGTFVPGQTVTVGGNTTMLMRPVDEIIAYTQVGLHRSNFVDEDMPGVVEGTSHDLIADAMAAIGQAGSSSIRGFRYGTHVSPGGGITMEDIYHYIPIAAKLGRTDKACGADLKFAIENSIGGTFHPDPGQWTGGWMFGYSGLAYDVDGCDGFMGATPVNPSPLTFADRYRPWPTNRGSNIKVNGVAIDELDIYDNRTTINGVANPTYQKCLSGDGSNTPHDGYTVTGYWYADDPTTINNCNPCRGRVVQVVKTDGSIVQVAGPGASGALPDSLDVMDITEAMVKYLQVNLGGMVTANNLPIHRLTVKRLPTINPYSFPQIQPLKGASTATCPAL, encoded by the coding sequence ATGAAAATTTCCCGTTTTCAAAAAACGGTGCTGGCGCTGGGCCTTTCCGCGCTCGCCACCACCGTGTCGCTGCCACCGGCATTCGCCGGTTCCGGCAAGGTGACACTGATTCAGACCGGCGACATCCACGGCCACCTGGTGCCGCGGCCAAACCTGCGCAGCGATGCCATCGACAGCAAGATGGAAGGCGGCGTGGCGCGCATGTACACGGTCATCAAGCAGATGCGCAACGACGCCACCAAGTGCGCATACGTCAGCGGGAAAAAGGTATGCACCGACTATTCCCTGCTGCTCAACACCGGCGATACCTTGCAGGGCTCGGGAGAGGCGCTGTTTTCCCGCGGCCAGGCCATGATCGACGTGCTCAATAACTTCGGCTTCGTGGCCCACGCCCCCGGCAACTGGGACTTCCTCTACGGGCCGGCCCGTTTCGAGGAAACCTTCAAGGGCACCGCGACCACCCCGCCCCTGGCCAACTGGAACGCGATGGCGTCGAATCTTTATTACACCAACCAGTTTGACGATGCGGCCGTGTGCGGCGTGACGGCGACGGATCCGGCGACCGGAACGGTCCGTCCGCGCAAGCGCGTGCTGCCAACCTACATGATCAAGCAGGTCGGCAACGTCAAGGTCGGCATCCTGGGCATGACCACGGCACGCGCCATTGCCGCGGTCGGCACCAGCGTGACCAGGAACTACATGTTCACCGACGGCAAGACCGAGGTTCCCTGTTTCGTCGACCGGCTGCGTAACGTCGAGGGCGTCGACGTGGTGGTCATGATCTCGGAACTGGAAATGTCCCGCGACATCCAGGTCGCCGAGACCCTCGCCCCGGCCCCGGACGTGATCCTCAACTCCGACATGCACGAGCGCACCACCGCTCCCATCGTCGCGGTGAATCCCGACGGACACAAGACTCTCATCGTCGAGGAAGGCCAGGACGGCACCGTAATCGGCAAGCTGGAGCTGGCGGTGAAGAACGGCGTGATCACCAGCTGGGAATTCAAGCAGCGCGTGATTACGCAGGACATCAAGGAAGACAAGGCCATCGCCGCCGCAGTCAAAAAGGCGCGTGCGCCCTTCCTGGCCGGCACTTTCGTGCCCGGCCAGACGGTAACGGTGGGCGGCAACACCACCATGTTGATGCGCCCGGTGGACGAGATCATCGCCTATACCCAGGTGGGCCTGCACCGTTCCAACTTCGTGGATGAGGACATGCCCGGCGTGGTCGAAGGCACCTCGCACGACCTGATCGCCGACGCCATGGCTGCCATCGGCCAGGCCGGGTCGTCGTCCATCCGCGGCTTCCGTTATGGCACCCACGTGTCGCCCGGCGGAGGCATCACCATGGAGGACATCTACCACTACATCCCCATCGCCGCCAAGCTGGGTCGCACCGACAAGGCCTGTGGCGCCGACCTGAAGTTCGCGATCGAGAATTCGATCGGTGGCACTTTCCATCCCGATCCGGGCCAGTGGACCGGCGGCTGGATGTTCGGCTACAGCGGACTGGCCTATGATGTGGACGGCTGCGACGGCTTCATGGGCGCCACCCCGGTGAATCCGTCGCCCCTGACCTTCGCCGATCGTTACCGCCCCTGGCCCACCAATCGCGGCAGCAACATCAAGGTCAATGGCGTCGCCATCGACGAGCTCGACATTTATGACAACCGCACCACCATCAACGGCGTCGCCAACCCGACTTATCAGAAGTGCCTGTCGGGCGACGGCAGCAACACGCCCCACGATGGCTACACGGTCACCGGCTACTGGTATGCGGATGATCCGACCACCATCAACAACTGCAACCCCTGCCGGGGTCGCGTGGTGCAGGTCGTGAAGACCGATGGCAGCATCGTCCAGGTCGCCGGCCCGGGCGCGTCCGGTGCGCTGCCGGACAGTCTTGACGTGATGGACATCACCGAGGCCATGGTCAAGTATCTGCAGGTCAACCTGGGCGGGATGGTGACGGCCAACAACCTTCCGATCCATCGCCTGACGGTGAAGCGTCTGCCCACCATCAATCCGTACAGCTTCCCGCAGATCCAGCCGCTCAAGGGCGCTTCGACCGCGACCTGTCCGGCTCTGTAA
- a CDS encoding EAL domain-containing protein: MAILSCFILAHPATAEETRDKQLTLIAVFPSHFPPIFDTTKNDVPTGFGIEVMEEIAARAGLRISYRSMPNWSAVAAALEAGQADLIPNMGITPERQEKFYFSQPLMRMSVSLYVRAGLPEIRGLRDLVDQNRVVATVKINVGEDLLKDYTKISEKSYNSVNEAFHALQAGEVDALIYPTPVVDRLIKKLDQENRIRRIGEPLTVIERAIAVRKDNQALLDRLNPVITEFVGTPRYRDIYDRWYGAPPPFWNTARVAYLIAGILGITLLLGFYARFRILDRANARLRAANELNAAVLATAVEGILTLDEQGVVRSANKAAEKIFGVKMVAGGGITINSLLTSAEAAQLLTHLGHLGWSTVENSWRGTANNVWESLGMRPGNEIFPIRLGIAPTIVGTERLFVCTIHDMTEQRRAENQVEYLADHDPVTGFLNQRGITLVLGNLLDLLRRQHKPLACLHIGLSRFAQINDTYGRQTGDAVMVQIGNFLSQRLREINDSGQETSLPIARLGGSRFLLVLPEYDLAKARALAETVLTGLARLEVKAGHERLRVDAKAGIVVFPEHGTTAEELIAHVESALLSAQEQRVGLISVYSQEMHHQETRAEQWLQRLHVALEQHDFVLHYQPVIEVASGELSHYEGLIRMTQTNGELIPPGEFIPIAERTGLIARVDYMAMEMAFSQLAALDAQGLNIKLAVNISAAHLGDDALFRWLENVFAEDTALPARLIFEITETTAVHNIARAKAFMEPLRALGCRFALDDFGVGFTSFTHLRSLPVDTVKIDGSFVRDLASNPENQSLVKAMTEVAHSLGKQVVAEFVESAEILEILRALGVDYAQGYHIGRPGPAPLMPWVVKTQPLQRLSTRHKRPSSKYH; this comes from the coding sequence ATGGCGATATTGTCCTGTTTCATCCTCGCCCATCCGGCCACCGCCGAAGAGACACGCGACAAACAGCTGACACTGATCGCCGTATTCCCCTCCCACTTCCCGCCGATCTTTGACACCACCAAAAACGACGTCCCGACCGGCTTCGGCATCGAAGTCATGGAAGAGATCGCCGCGCGCGCCGGGCTGCGCATCAGCTATCGCAGTATGCCGAATTGGTCGGCGGTGGCGGCGGCGCTGGAGGCTGGACAAGCCGACCTTATTCCCAACATGGGTATCACACCGGAGCGACAGGAGAAATTTTATTTCAGCCAGCCCCTCATGCGCATGTCTGTATCTCTGTATGTACGTGCCGGGCTGCCGGAGATTCGTGGACTGCGGGATTTGGTCGACCAGAATCGAGTCGTAGCAACTGTCAAGATCAATGTTGGTGAAGACCTGCTCAAGGATTACACAAAGATATCTGAAAAATCCTATAACTCTGTCAATGAGGCATTTCACGCTCTGCAGGCTGGCGAGGTCGATGCCCTGATCTATCCGACACCCGTGGTAGATCGACTAATAAAAAAACTTGATCAGGAAAACCGTATCAGACGGATCGGAGAACCGCTGACCGTGATCGAACGCGCCATTGCAGTCCGCAAGGACAATCAGGCATTGCTCGACCGGCTCAACCCGGTCATCACCGAATTCGTGGGCACACCGAGATATCGTGATATTTATGATCGTTGGTATGGGGCTCCCCCGCCCTTCTGGAATACTGCGCGTGTCGCGTATCTGATTGCCGGAATACTGGGCATCACACTTCTCCTTGGTTTCTACGCCCGTTTTCGCATACTCGACCGTGCCAACGCGCGCCTGCGCGCGGCCAATGAACTCAATGCCGCCGTGCTCGCCACCGCGGTCGAGGGAATTCTCACGCTGGATGAACAAGGCGTGGTGCGTTCCGCCAACAAGGCCGCGGAAAAAATATTCGGTGTCAAAATGGTGGCGGGCGGCGGCATCACAATCAATTCCCTGCTGACAAGCGCAGAAGCCGCACAATTACTGACACACCTGGGCCACCTCGGCTGGAGCACGGTGGAAAATTCCTGGCGCGGCACCGCCAATAATGTCTGGGAATCGTTGGGTATGCGGCCGGGTAATGAGATCTTTCCCATACGCCTGGGCATTGCACCGACGATCGTGGGAACCGAACGCCTGTTCGTCTGCACCATTCACGACATGACCGAACAGCGCCGCGCCGAAAACCAGGTGGAATACCTGGCCGACCATGATCCCGTTACCGGATTTCTCAACCAGCGCGGCATCACACTGGTTTTGGGGAACCTGCTGGACCTGTTGCGCCGTCAGCACAAACCGCTTGCCTGTCTGCATATAGGCCTGTCCCGTTTCGCACAAATCAACGACACCTATGGGCGCCAGACGGGCGACGCCGTCATGGTGCAGATCGGCAATTTTCTCAGTCAGCGCCTGCGCGAGATCAATGACTCGGGCCAGGAAACCTCCCTGCCGATCGCACGCCTGGGTGGCAGTCGTTTCCTGCTGGTGCTGCCGGAATACGACCTGGCCAAGGCAAGGGCACTGGCTGAAACCGTACTGACCGGACTCGCGCGCCTGGAAGTCAAGGCGGGGCACGAGCGGCTGCGCGTAGACGCGAAAGCCGGCATCGTTGTGTTCCCCGAACATGGGACAACCGCGGAGGAGCTCATTGCGCATGTCGAGAGCGCTTTGTTGAGCGCGCAGGAACAACGGGTCGGCCTGATCAGCGTGTACAGCCAGGAAATGCATCATCAGGAAACACGGGCCGAACAATGGCTCCAGCGCCTGCATGTCGCCCTGGAACAGCATGATTTTGTGCTGCATTACCAGCCGGTGATAGAGGTCGCCTCGGGCGAGCTTTCACATTACGAAGGGTTGATCCGCATGACGCAGACTAACGGTGAACTGATTCCGCCGGGCGAGTTCATCCCGATCGCGGAACGCACCGGTCTCATCGCGCGAGTTGACTACATGGCCATGGAAATGGCGTTCTCCCAGCTGGCCGCGCTCGATGCCCAGGGTTTGAATATCAAGCTTGCCGTCAACATCAGCGCGGCCCATCTCGGCGACGACGCCCTGTTCCGCTGGCTCGAAAACGTGTTTGCCGAGGATACGGCATTGCCGGCGCGACTGATCTTTGAAATCACGGAAACCACCGCCGTGCATAACATTGCGCGCGCCAAGGCGTTCATGGAACCGCTGCGCGCCCTGGGTTGCCGCTTCGCGCTTGACGATTTCGGCGTCGGCTTTACCTCTTTTACCCATCTGCGCAGCCTGCCGGTGGATACCGTCAAGATTGACGGCAGTTTCGTGCGCGATCTCGCCTCGAACCCGGAAAACCAGTCGCTGGTGAAGGCCATGACGGAAGTGGCGCACAGCCTCGGCAAGCAGGTCGTGGCCGAATTCGTTGAAAGCGCCGAGATTCTGGAGATCCTGCGTGCGCTGGGCGTCGACTATGCCCAGGGCTATCACATCGGCCGACCTGGTCCTGCCCCGCTCATGCCCTGGGTTGTCAAAACACAGCCGCTGCAGAGGCTTTCAACAAGGCATAAGCGACCGTCTTCGAAATACCATTAG
- a CDS encoding phosphate/phosphite/phosphonate ABC transporter substrate-binding protein, with protein MQRAITRAWIGLIALCAIAPRIAVAGSDPVIFGVFPRWNAQITVRHFTPLAAQLARELGRPVRIETDKDFDSFMRRVYAGEFDVVHLNQMQYVQAHKTAGYRAIAKLCDNPDCTIRAIIVTRRDSKLAKVRDLKGKTIAFGDPGAMVSHVLAKSLLLESALGPEQYRTIFTKNPPNALLAVYNGEADAAGVGPPVFQQPEIRQRLDLRELRILAESRPIPHLPIAVRRDMDAKLAQRIQQILTGLLRRPEGREILKKLGIERFEAADDDQYALVRHLMEEEAGAQ; from the coding sequence ATGCAGCGTGCAATAACCCGGGCCTGGATCGGCCTGATCGCCTTGTGCGCCATCGCGCCGCGGATCGCTGTCGCCGGATCCGATCCCGTCATTTTCGGAGTATTCCCCCGCTGGAACGCGCAGATCACGGTGCGCCACTTCACGCCGCTGGCGGCGCAGCTGGCGCGCGAGCTGGGCCGTCCCGTGCGTATCGAAACCGACAAGGATTTCGACTCCTTCATGCGCCGGGTCTATGCCGGGGAATTCGACGTGGTGCACCTGAACCAGATGCAATACGTACAGGCCCACAAGACAGCGGGCTACCGGGCCATCGCCAAGCTGTGCGACAACCCCGACTGCACGATCAGGGCGATCATCGTCACGCGCCGGGACTCGAAACTCGCAAAAGTCCGCGATCTGAAAGGCAAGACCATCGCCTTCGGCGATCCCGGCGCGATGGTGAGCCACGTGCTGGCGAAATCGCTGCTGCTGGAATCGGCGCTGGGGCCGGAACAGTACCGGACGATATTCACCAAAAATCCACCCAATGCCCTGCTGGCCGTGTACAACGGCGAGGCGGATGCCGCGGGTGTGGGTCCGCCTGTGTTTCAGCAACCCGAAATTCGCCAGCGGCTCGACCTCCGCGAGCTGCGGATACTGGCGGAGAGCCGGCCGATTCCGCATCTGCCGATCGCCGTGCGCCGCGACATGGATGCGAAACTGGCGCAGCGCATCCAGCAGATACTGACCGGACTCCTGCGCCGGCCCGAAGGACGGGAAATTCTCAAAAAGCTCGGCATCGAACGGTTCGAGGCGGCCGACGACGATCAATATGCGCTCGTCAGGCATCTGATGGAGGAGGAAGCCGGTGCACAGTGA
- a CDS encoding sigma-54-dependent transcriptional regulator: MNRNTILVVDDQSAHRDLCRSALNDAGFAVVTASSGAEALERLRGASFGLVLTDQIMPGMSGLELLRDIHRERPRLPVIIVTAHGTVETAVDAMKAGASDFIPKPFTPEELLLVVRRVLEHQDLVEEVRALRERVGDPYRFDRIVSKSPKMSEIFEMVRNLADLDTTVLITGETGTGKELVAHAIHYNSYRRDQRFVRINCGALTETLLESELFGHERGAFSGAVQARRGKFEYASGGTLLLDEIGDISQAMQLKLLRVLQEKEIQRVGGNETIAVDVRILATTNKNLEQAMAAGAFRSDLYYRLNVARIQLPPLRERMEDVPLLAEHFLRVFCEKTGRTLRGIGREAMNAMMDYDWPGNVRELANAIERAAVMAKEDHIAGIELPLRPERQRPEESDACLIDLPFKDGRQRALAHYEKTYLVQCLRRYHGNIGQSAQHCGIDAKTFYRKMQEYGLDKRDFKNIEEPVESG; the protein is encoded by the coding sequence ATGAACCGCAACACCATCCTGGTTGTCGACGATCAGAGCGCTCACCGCGACCTCTGCCGTTCCGCCCTGAATGACGCCGGCTTCGCCGTGGTCACGGCGTCTTCCGGCGCGGAAGCGCTGGAGCGTCTGCGCGGCGCCAGCTTCGGTCTGGTGCTCACCGACCAGATCATGCCGGGCATGTCCGGGCTCGAGTTGCTGCGGGATATCCACCGTGAACGGCCGCGGCTTCCGGTCATCATCGTGACGGCTCACGGGACCGTCGAAACCGCCGTGGACGCCATGAAAGCCGGCGCCAGCGATTTCATACCGAAGCCGTTCACGCCGGAAGAACTGCTGCTGGTGGTGCGGCGCGTACTGGAACATCAGGATCTGGTGGAGGAAGTGCGCGCCCTGCGCGAGCGTGTCGGCGATCCATACCGTTTCGACCGCATCGTCAGCAAAAGTCCCAAAATGTCCGAAATCTTCGAGATGGTCCGCAATCTCGCCGACCTGGACACCACGGTGCTGATCACCGGCGAGACCGGCACCGGCAAGGAGCTGGTCGCGCACGCGATACATTACAACAGTTACCGGCGTGACCAGCGTTTTGTCCGCATCAACTGCGGGGCGCTGACCGAGACCCTGCTGGAAAGCGAGCTGTTCGGGCATGAACGCGGTGCGTTTTCCGGCGCCGTGCAGGCGCGCCGCGGAAAGTTCGAATACGCCTCGGGCGGCACCCTGCTGCTGGATGAAATCGGCGATATTTCCCAGGCCATGCAACTGAAGCTGCTGCGCGTCTTGCAGGAGAAGGAAATCCAGCGCGTGGGCGGCAACGAGACTATCGCCGTGGACGTGCGCATCCTGGCCACGACCAACAAGAACCTGGAGCAGGCGATGGCGGCGGGAGCGTTTCGTTCGGACCTGTATTACCGGCTGAACGTGGCGCGCATCCAGCTGCCGCCGCTGCGTGAGCGCATGGAAGACGTGCCGCTGCTCGCCGAACACTTCCTTCGCGTTTTTTGCGAAAAAACCGGCCGTACGCTGCGTGGCATCGGTCGCGAAGCGATGAACGCGATGATGGATTACGACTGGCCCGGCAACGTGCGCGAACTGGCCAATGCCATCGAACGGGCCGCGGTCATGGCGAAAGAGGACCATATCGCCGGCATCGAATTGCCCCTGCGTCCGGAACGCCAGCGGCCGGAAGAATCCGATGCCTGCCTTATCGACCTGCCGTTCAAGGATGGCCGGCAACGCGCTCTCGCGCATTATGAAAAAACCTATCTGGTCCAGTGTCTGCGCCGTTATCACGGCAACATCGGCCAGAGCGCGCAACATTGCGGCATCGACGCCAAGACGTTTTACCGCAAGATGCAGGAATACGGCCTGGACAAGCGTGACTTCAAAAATATCGAGGAGCCCGTCGAATCCGGCTGA
- a CDS encoding sensor histidine kinase produces MHSDRWIPRWHGIQARFLPVLATFVIVSMAALGITLYFNQRHITLNRFEQDTQNLRQVLQDKGNAYSTFLARIAPQGILAHDYLLLEGYTEELSADADVVYAVILNRGHRPITHFLKRSDAPDGVVNRAGVKPEQFMESLAQARADTSLLIVRRDIDYNGTILGSVEVGLSREKIASTLAELKVSLEQELRRIAMLTGGEILIALVILILMSEMAFHRLVMRPIRALGTDMARVQAGNLGARTRVDREDEIGWLARGFNKMAADLQDHVHKIEEQRLAYKDMHDYLANILDNSADMIATTALDGSIVEFNAAAERILGYRRDEVVNRASSSLYCDPQERDRLYDSAQNGQVVQNAEIRLRCKNGEMIDAELTLSPLRDNAGNLIGTVCIGRDITRAKAMRRDLIQAEKMASVGQVSAWIAHQIRNSLGRILMVASAMQPGRDGTEEQQQTCRNLKSSIAGMDNIVSDLLDYSRTLSLHPTPADLNSVLDDLLASHADGGLNGHHRIERVFGPDLPLVRIDVFKMEQALGNVLKNAMQAMPGEGTLRVETRRGPGARQVTVMVQDSGPGIPPENLQKVFRPFFTTKPGGTGLGLAIASRIVEAHGGRVAVESAEGRGAAFIFILPEVPPR; encoded by the coding sequence GTGCACAGTGACCGGTGGATCCCCCGGTGGCACGGCATCCAGGCGCGCTTCCTGCCGGTGCTGGCAACATTCGTCATCGTCTCCATGGCGGCGCTGGGCATCACCCTGTATTTCAACCAGCGCCATATCACCCTGAACCGCTTCGAGCAGGACACGCAAAACCTCCGGCAGGTGTTGCAGGACAAGGGGAATGCCTATTCCACTTTTCTCGCGCGCATCGCGCCCCAGGGCATCCTCGCGCACGATTATCTCCTGCTCGAAGGCTACACCGAGGAACTTTCCGCCGATGCCGATGTGGTCTATGCCGTGATCCTCAACCGCGGCCACCGGCCCATCACGCATTTCCTCAAGCGTTCCGATGCACCGGACGGCGTCGTCAACCGCGCCGGCGTGAAACCGGAACAATTCATGGAATCCCTGGCGCAAGCACGCGCCGACACCAGCCTGCTCATCGTCAGGCGCGACATCGATTACAACGGCACGATCCTGGGCAGCGTCGAAGTCGGTCTTTCCCGGGAAAAAATCGCCAGCACCCTCGCTGAGCTCAAGGTCAGCCTGGAACAGGAATTGCGCCGCATTGCCATGCTGACCGGGGGCGAGATACTGATCGCCCTCGTCATCCTGATTCTCATGAGCGAGATGGCGTTTCATCGGCTGGTGATGCGGCCGATCCGGGCCCTGGGCACGGACATGGCGCGCGTGCAGGCGGGCAACCTCGGCGCGCGCACCCGCGTGGACCGCGAGGACGAGATTGGCTGGCTGGCGCGCGGTTTCAACAAAATGGCGGCCGATCTCCAGGATCACGTGCATAAAATCGAGGAACAACGCCTGGCCTACAAGGACATGCACGACTACCTGGCGAACATTCTCGACAACTCGGCGGACATGATCGCCACCACGGCGCTCGACGGCTCCATCGTGGAGTTCAATGCCGCGGCGGAACGCATTCTCGGCTACCGGCGCGACGAAGTGGTGAACCGGGCCTCGTCCTCGCTGTACTGCGATCCGCAGGAACGCGACCGCCTGTACGACAGCGCGCAAAACGGCCAGGTGGTACAGAACGCCGAAATCCGCCTGCGGTGCAAAAACGGCGAAATGATCGACGCGGAACTGACGCTGTCGCCGTTGCGCGACAACGCCGGGAACCTCATCGGCACGGTGTGCATCGGGCGGGACATCACGCGTGCCAAGGCCATGCGACGCGACTTGATCCAGGCGGAGAAGATGGCCTCGGTGGGCCAGGTTTCAGCATGGATCGCGCACCAGATCCGCAATTCGCTCGGCAGAATCCTGATGGTCGCCTCGGCGATGCAACCGGGGCGCGACGGCACCGAGGAGCAGCAGCAGACCTGTCGCAACCTGAAGTCTTCGATTGCCGGAATGGACAACATCGTTTCCGATCTGCTCGATTACAGTCGCACGCTTTCGCTGCATCCGACGCCAGCCGATCTCAACAGCGTGCTTGACGATCTGCTTGCCTCCCACGCTGACGGCGGCCTCAACGGCCACCACCGCATCGAGCGCGTATTCGGCCCGGATCTGCCGCTGGTACGGATAGACGTGTTCAAGATGGAACAGGCCCTGGGCAACGTGCTCAAGAACGCCATGCAGGCCATGCCGGGCGAGGGAACACTGCGGGTGGAGACACGCCGCGGTCCCGGCGCGCGGCAGGTGACCGTGATGGTGCAGGACAGCGGTCCGGGCATTCCGCCGGAAAACCTGCAAAAGGTATTTCGCCCCTTTTTCACAACCAAACCCGGTGGCACCGGGCTGGGCCTGGCGATCGCCTCGCGTATTGTCGAGGCGCACGGGGGCCGCGTGGCGGTCGAAAGCGCCGAAGGGCGGGGAGCCGCGTTCATTTTCATCCTGCCGGAGGTACCGCCGCGATGA